A genomic segment from Nicotiana sylvestris chromosome 1, ASM39365v2, whole genome shotgun sequence encodes:
- the LOC138886287 gene encoding organ-specific protein P4-like, producing the protein MKLHVALILLFSFALYTSSTNARKDPGEYWRAVMNDEPMPEAIKHLMPQHSVPLSIEKTDCYTLPSIGGEAFEPRPNLSVYHDDAKLKEAEKLLFMKDFEPRPTITGYHDDDAGLKQENPFTEDFKPRPNASVYHD; encoded by the exons ATGAAATTACATGTTGCTCTTATCCTGCTCTTTTCATTTGCTCTG TACACAAGCAGCACCAATGCAAGAAAAGATCCTGGAGAATACTGGAGAGCTGTGATGAACGATGAGCCAATGCCTGAAGCAATCAAACATCTTATGCCTCAGCATTCTGTTCCTCTCTCCATAGAGAAAACTGATTGTTACACATTACCTTCTATTGGAGGTGAAGCCTTTGAACCAAGGCCTAATCTATCTGTCTACCACGATGACGCCAAGCTGAAAGAAGCTGAGAAATTATTATTTATGAAAGATTTTGAGCCAAGGCCTACTATAACTGGTTATCATGATGATGATGCTGGTCTTAAACAAGAAAATCCCTTTACCGAAGATTTTAAGCCTAGGCCAAATGCTTCTGTGTACCATGATTGA